One segment of Nocardioides sp. QY071 DNA contains the following:
- a CDS encoding MaoC/PaaZ C-terminal domain-containing protein produces MALPVMLKAALPAVPGVNQLPGIKKTGGALPDLTLSRDDVLVERSAVERYAAVCGFPNRDVAPVPYLHMLAFPLHMQLMTDAKFPFPAIGSVHLENTIVQHRPVAIGETVSLSLKADNLRASTKGRAWDMNVTGTVGEEVVWESVSTYLRVGKGDKENGDPGMSLSSIAAKGPVWSIPENIGRTYGAVSGDRNPIHLYPLTAKALGFPRHIAHGMWSKARCIAALENRLPDAVKVEVAFKKPIFLPGKAQFGAEANAAGYDFTLVNPKSGAPHLLGRTTAL; encoded by the coding sequence ATGGCTCTCCCCGTGATGCTGAAGGCCGCGCTGCCCGCGGTCCCCGGTGTGAACCAGCTGCCGGGCATCAAGAAGACCGGCGGCGCGCTGCCGGACCTCACCCTGTCCCGCGACGACGTGCTGGTGGAGCGCTCGGCCGTGGAGCGGTACGCCGCCGTGTGCGGCTTCCCGAACCGCGACGTCGCGCCGGTGCCGTACCTGCACATGCTGGCGTTCCCGCTGCACATGCAGCTGATGACCGACGCCAAGTTCCCGTTCCCGGCCATCGGGTCGGTGCACCTGGAGAACACCATCGTCCAGCACCGTCCGGTGGCGATCGGCGAGACCGTGTCGCTGTCCCTGAAGGCCGACAACCTGCGGGCCAGCACCAAGGGCCGCGCCTGGGACATGAACGTCACCGGCACCGTGGGCGAGGAGGTCGTGTGGGAGTCGGTGTCGACGTACCTGCGCGTCGGCAAGGGAGACAAGGAGAACGGGGACCCCGGGATGTCGCTGAGCTCGATCGCGGCCAAGGGCCCGGTGTGGAGCATCCCGGAGAACATCGGCCGGACGTACGGCGCCGTGTCGGGTGACCGTAACCCGATCCACCTCTACCCGCTGACCGCGAAGGCGCTGGGCTTCCCGCGCCACATCGCACACGGCATGTGGAGCAAGGCCCGCTGCATCGCGGCCCTGGAGAACCGGCTGCCGGACGCGGTCAAGGTCGAGGTGGCGTTCAAGAAGCCGATCTTCCTGCCGGGCAAGGCGCAGTTCGGCGCCGAGGCCAACGCGGCGGGCTACGACTTCACGCTGGTCAACCCGAAGAGCGGTGCGCCCCACCTGCTGGGTCGCACCACCGCCCTCTAG
- a CDS encoding elongation factor G-like protein EF-G2 → MADKRGERRGEHDLAATGPDRVRNVVLVGPSHSGKTSLVEALLLHTGAINRAGTTADGTTVCDSEDAERSHGRSISLAVAPLVHRKVKVNLIDTPGYADFVGDLRAGLRAADCALFVVAANEEVDEGTRALWRECDQVAMPRAVVVTKLDHPRADVDAVVAQAREAFGGKVLPVYLVGADGLTGLLSGGTDDPRRGELIEAIIEESEDEDLMDRYVGGEEVALDVLVADLETAVARASLHPVVPVCATTAVGLGELLDLCVDGFPSPLEHSSPEVFTPAGASVGRVSCDPTGPLVAEVVKTAGDPYVGRISLVRVFSGTLEPDTAVHVSGHFSSFFAAEGGHEDHDEDERIGALGHPFGAAQVPAARVLAGDLATVARLSRAETGDTLSAVDKPLVLKPWSMPDPLLPVAIEAATRSDEDKLSQALGRLAAEDPSLRIDNNADTGQLVLWVMGESHADVVLERLADRHGVAVEQRELLVPLRECVTSPAKGHGRHVKQSGGHGQYAICDIEIEPLPEGSGFEFVDRVVGGAVPRSYIPSVEKGVRAQMERGLRHGYPVVDLRVTLTDGKAHSVDSSDMAFQSAGALALREAAQASGVSMLEPYDDVNVLVPDDLVGPVMSDLSARRARLLGNENVDGGRTLVRAHVPQRELVRYAVDLRASTRGAGTFTRAFAHYEPMPEEQARQVTPRLHH, encoded by the coding sequence ATGGCGGACAAGCGCGGAGAGAGGCGGGGCGAGCACGACCTCGCGGCAACCGGGCCCGACCGGGTACGCAACGTGGTCCTGGTCGGGCCTTCCCACTCGGGCAAGACCTCCCTCGTGGAGGCCCTTCTCCTGCACACCGGCGCGATCAACCGGGCGGGTACGACGGCCGACGGCACCACGGTGTGTGACAGCGAGGACGCGGAGCGCAGCCACGGCCGCTCGATCTCGCTCGCGGTGGCGCCGCTGGTGCACCGGAAGGTGAAGGTGAACCTGATCGACACCCCCGGGTACGCCGACTTCGTCGGTGATCTGCGGGCCGGGCTCCGCGCCGCCGACTGCGCGCTGTTCGTGGTCGCGGCCAACGAGGAGGTCGACGAGGGCACCCGCGCCCTGTGGCGCGAGTGCGACCAGGTCGCCATGCCGCGCGCGGTCGTGGTCACCAAGCTCGACCACCCGCGCGCCGACGTCGATGCGGTCGTCGCCCAGGCGAGGGAGGCGTTCGGCGGCAAGGTGCTGCCGGTCTACCTCGTGGGGGCCGATGGCCTCACCGGGCTGCTTTCCGGCGGCACCGACGACCCGCGTCGTGGCGAGCTGATCGAGGCGATCATCGAGGAGTCCGAGGACGAGGACCTGATGGACCGCTACGTCGGCGGCGAGGAGGTCGCCCTCGACGTACTGGTCGCCGACCTGGAGACCGCCGTCGCCCGCGCCAGCCTCCACCCCGTCGTCCCGGTCTGCGCCACCACCGCCGTCGGGCTCGGCGAGTTGCTCGACCTGTGCGTCGACGGCTTCCCCTCGCCCCTGGAGCACTCCTCGCCCGAGGTCTTCACCCCCGCGGGTGCGTCCGTCGGCCGGGTCTCCTGCGACCCCACCGGTCCGCTGGTCGCCGAGGTGGTCAAGACCGCCGGCGACCCGTACGTCGGCCGGATCAGCCTGGTCCGGGTCTTCTCCGGCACCCTCGAGCCGGACACGGCGGTCCACGTGTCCGGGCACTTCTCGTCGTTCTTCGCCGCCGAGGGCGGGCACGAGGACCACGACGAGGACGAGCGGATCGGCGCGCTCGGGCACCCGTTCGGTGCCGCGCAGGTGCCCGCCGCGCGGGTGCTCGCCGGCGACCTCGCCACGGTCGCCCGGCTGTCTCGCGCGGAGACGGGCGACACCCTCTCCGCCGTCGACAAGCCGCTGGTGCTCAAGCCCTGGTCGATGCCCGACCCGTTGCTCCCCGTCGCGATCGAGGCGGCCACCCGCTCCGACGAGGACAAGCTGTCGCAGGCGCTCGGCCGGCTGGCCGCGGAGGACCCGAGCCTGCGCATCGACAACAACGCCGACACCGGTCAGCTCGTGCTGTGGGTGATGGGGGAGTCCCACGCGGACGTCGTGCTCGAACGACTGGCGGACCGGCACGGCGTGGCTGTCGAGCAGCGCGAGCTGCTGGTCCCGCTGCGCGAGTGCGTGACCAGTCCGGCGAAGGGCCACGGCCGGCACGTCAAGCAGTCCGGCGGTCACGGCCAGTACGCCATCTGCGACATCGAGATCGAGCCGCTCCCCGAGGGCAGCGGCTTCGAGTTCGTCGACAGGGTCGTGGGTGGCGCGGTGCCCCGCAGCTACATCCCCAGCGTCGAGAAGGGCGTGCGCGCCCAGATGGAGCGCGGCCTGCGCCACGGCTACCCGGTCGTCGACCTGCGCGTCACCCTCACCGACGGCAAGGCGCACAGCGTCGACTCGTCCGACATGGCGTTCCAGAGCGCGGGCGCACTGGCCCTGCGCGAGGCGGCGCAGGCGTCCGGCGTTTCGATGCTGGAGCCGTACGACGACGTCAATGTCCTGGTCCCCGACGACCTGGTCGGGCCGGTGATGAGCGACCTGAGCGCACGGAGGGCCCGGCTGCTCGGCAACGAGAACGTCGACGGCGGCCGGACCCTGGTGCGGGCCCACGTCCCGCAGCGCGAGCTGGTCCGCTACGCGGTGGACCTACGGGCCTCGACGCGCGGCGCGGGCACCTTCACCCGCGCCTTCGCGCACTACGAGCCGATGCCCGAGGAGCAGGCGCGGCAGGTGACGCCGCGCCTGCACCACTGA
- a CDS encoding acyl-CoA thioesterase II: MSERVMGEATRRLVELLDLERLDTDLFRGQQPETIRQRVYGGQVAAQALIAASRTVDEGMKVHSLHSYFLLPGDYKVPIIYDVERIRDGKSFATRRVLARQHGRPIYYQSLNFQRAEEGLEHQDVMPEVRPPEDGLDLMALMAERGTDDGLSKEWAALDVRWLGNSAHGMDPDPMHPSKTQVWIRVDGRLSDDPMEHLATFTYASDVSLLGATLAAHPEHGPHKVQMASLDHTIWFHRPFRADEWWLYDQWSPSASGGRGLALGRIFTQDGTLVATVAQEGLIRPTR, from the coding sequence ATGAGCGAGCGTGTCATGGGGGAGGCCACGCGCAGGCTGGTCGAGCTGCTCGACCTCGAGCGGCTCGACACCGACCTGTTCCGCGGCCAGCAGCCCGAGACCATCCGGCAGCGGGTGTACGGCGGCCAGGTCGCCGCGCAGGCGCTGATCGCCGCGTCCCGGACGGTCGACGAGGGCATGAAGGTGCACTCGCTGCACTCCTACTTCCTGCTGCCCGGCGACTACAAGGTGCCGATCATCTACGACGTCGAGCGGATCCGCGACGGCAAGTCGTTCGCGACCCGCCGGGTCCTCGCGCGCCAGCACGGCCGCCCGATCTACTACCAGTCGCTCAACTTCCAGCGTGCCGAGGAGGGCCTCGAGCACCAGGACGTCATGCCCGAGGTCAGGCCGCCCGAGGACGGCCTGGACCTGATGGCGCTGATGGCCGAGCGTGGCACGGACGACGGGCTGAGCAAGGAGTGGGCAGCGCTCGACGTGCGCTGGCTTGGCAACTCCGCCCACGGCATGGACCCCGACCCGATGCACCCGTCGAAGACCCAGGTCTGGATCCGGGTCGACGGGCGACTGAGCGACGACCCGATGGAGCACCTCGCGACGTTCACCTACGCCAGCGACGTGTCGCTGCTCGGCGCGACCCTCGCCGCCCACCCGGAGCACGGGCCGCACAAGGTGCAGATGGCCTCCCTCGACCACACGATCTGGTTCCACCGGCCGTTCCGGGCCGACGAGTGGTGGCTCTACGACCAGTGGTCGCCGTCGGCCAGCGGTGGCCGGGGCCTCGCCCTGGGCCGGATCTTCACCCAGGACGGCACCCTCGTCGCCACCGTCGCCCAGGAGGGGCTGATCCGCCCGACGCGCTGA
- a CDS encoding PAC2 family protein, whose protein sequence is MTSSPRLVHIVDEVPELEGVENLALVVALEGFLDAGNAGALAARHLVRAGAFSTDGGGVVVATFDVDQLHDYRARRPPMTFARDHYEGYEAPRLVVRMLRDAGGTPYLLLHGPEPDIRWEAFCRGVREVVERFDVALVVSMGSVPMAVPHTRPIAITHHANNPDLLTGSSPWRGELRVPSSAQALLEVRLGDWDHDAQGFVAHVPHYLAQLDYPRASVSLLEQVELAARLTVDLSELRESADEREEEIGRYLSANDEVADVVTALEQQYDTFARAEEEGSSLLAEDEPLPTGEEIGRQFEQFLAGLEGPDETGGTP, encoded by the coding sequence GTGACCTCATCGCCCCGTCTCGTCCACATCGTCGACGAGGTGCCCGAGCTGGAGGGCGTCGAGAACCTCGCGCTCGTGGTGGCGCTCGAGGGCTTCCTCGACGCCGGCAACGCCGGCGCGCTCGCCGCACGCCACCTGGTCCGGGCCGGCGCGTTCTCGACCGACGGCGGGGGAGTGGTGGTCGCGACCTTCGACGTCGACCAGCTCCACGACTACCGCGCCCGGCGTCCCCCGATGACCTTCGCGCGCGACCACTACGAGGGCTACGAGGCCCCGCGGCTGGTGGTGCGGATGCTGCGCGACGCCGGCGGTACGCCCTACCTCCTGCTGCACGGTCCCGAGCCCGACATCCGCTGGGAGGCGTTCTGCCGCGGTGTTCGGGAGGTGGTCGAGCGCTTCGACGTCGCGCTGGTCGTCTCGATGGGCTCGGTGCCCATGGCGGTGCCCCACACCCGGCCGATCGCGATCACCCACCACGCCAACAACCCCGACCTGCTCACCGGCTCCAGCCCGTGGCGCGGTGAGCTGCGGGTGCCGAGCAGTGCCCAGGCACTGCTCGAGGTCCGGCTCGGCGACTGGGACCACGACGCCCAGGGCTTCGTCGCCCACGTGCCCCACTACCTCGCCCAGCTCGACTACCCGCGGGCCTCGGTGTCGCTGCTGGAGCAGGTCGAGCTGGCGGCCCGGCTCACCGTCGACCTCTCCGAGCTGCGGGAGTCCGCCGATGAGCGGGAGGAGGAGATCGGTCGCTACCTGTCGGCCAACGACGAGGTCGCCGACGTGGTCACCGCGCTGGAGCAGCAGTACGACACCTTCGCGCGCGCCGAGGAGGAGGGCAGCAGCCTCCTGGCCGAGGACGAGCCGCTGCCGACCGGCGAGGAGATCGGCCGGCAGTTCGAGCAGTTCCTGGCCGGCCTCGAGGGGCCTGACGAGACCGGAGGAACGCCATGA
- a CDS encoding amino acid permease, with protein sequence MSLFRTKSVEQSIADTDEPDHRLRKDLSALDLTVFGVGVIIGAGIFVLTGTVAASNAGPALALSFVIAAVACGLAALCYAELASTVPVAGSAYTFSYATLGELVAWIIGWDLVLEFTVGAAALSTGFSAYLQEVLGIADVTLPTQISSAADGLIDLPAVVIALLVTFLLIRGTKFSSRFNQVVVALKLVVVAAVIVVGIAHIDVSNWTPFIPDAQPAPESSGGFADVPLITSLLGLEPAVFGLAGVISGAAIVFFAFIGFDIVATTAEETKNPQRDVPIGILGSLAIVTVLYAAVSLVVTGLRSYKDIDPDSAAPLADAFKASGVDWMPDLISIGACIGLVVVAMILMLGQSRVGFAMARDGLLPRGLAKVHPTWGTPYRITILTGVAVAAMAGFIDLSTLAHLVNIGTLFAFMLVSIGVVVLRRSRPDLPRGFRTPAAPVVAAVSTLMCFYLMLNLTGDTWIRFGVWMLIGFVVYFAYGRSHSRLQQRPPTE encoded by the coding sequence ATGAGCCTCTTCCGCACCAAGTCGGTCGAGCAGTCGATCGCCGACACCGACGAGCCGGACCACCGGCTGCGCAAGGACCTCTCGGCGCTCGACCTCACCGTCTTCGGCGTCGGCGTCATCATCGGTGCCGGCATCTTCGTGCTCACCGGCACCGTCGCCGCCAGCAACGCGGGTCCGGCGCTCGCGCTGAGCTTCGTGATCGCCGCCGTCGCCTGCGGCCTCGCGGCGCTCTGCTACGCCGAGCTCGCCTCGACCGTGCCGGTCGCGGGCAGCGCCTACACCTTCAGCTACGCCACGCTCGGCGAGCTCGTCGCGTGGATCATCGGCTGGGACCTGGTGCTGGAGTTCACCGTCGGCGCCGCGGCGCTCTCGACCGGGTTCTCGGCGTACCTCCAGGAGGTGCTGGGCATCGCCGACGTCACCCTGCCGACCCAGATCAGCTCCGCCGCCGACGGCCTCATCGACCTGCCCGCCGTGGTGATCGCGCTGCTCGTCACATTCCTGCTGATCCGCGGCACCAAGTTCTCCAGCCGCTTCAACCAGGTCGTCGTCGCGCTCAAGCTGGTCGTGGTCGCCGCCGTGATCGTGGTCGGCATCGCCCACATCGACGTCAGCAACTGGACCCCGTTCATCCCGGACGCGCAGCCCGCACCCGAGTCCAGCGGCGGCTTCGCCGACGTACCCCTGATCACCAGCCTGCTCGGCCTCGAGCCGGCGGTGTTCGGCCTCGCCGGCGTCATCTCCGGCGCCGCGATCGTGTTCTTCGCCTTCATCGGCTTCGACATCGTCGCCACCACCGCAGAGGAGACGAAGAACCCGCAGCGCGACGTCCCGATCGGCATCCTCGGCTCGCTGGCGATCGTCACCGTCCTGTACGCCGCGGTCAGCCTCGTCGTCACCGGCCTGCGCAGCTACAAGGACATCGACCCCGACAGCGCGGCGCCGCTCGCCGACGCCTTCAAAGCCTCCGGCGTCGACTGGATGCCCGACCTGATCTCGATCGGCGCCTGCATCGGCCTGGTCGTCGTGGCCATGATCCTGATGCTCGGCCAGTCCCGGGTCGGCTTCGCGATGGCGCGCGACGGACTGCTCCCGCGCGGGCTCGCCAAGGTGCACCCGACCTGGGGGACGCCGTACCGGATCACCATCCTGACCGGCGTCGCGGTGGCCGCCATGGCCGGCTTCATCGACCTCAGCACGCTCGCCCACCTGGTCAACATCGGCACCCTGTTCGCGTTCATGCTGGTCAGCATCGGCGTCGTCGTGCTGCGTCGCAGCCGACCCGACCTGCCCCGCGGCTTCCGTACGCCGGCCGCCCCCGTCGTCGCGGCGGTCTCGACGCTGATGTGCTTCTACCTGATGCTCAACCTGACCGGGGACACCTGGATCCGGTTCGGCGTGTGGATGCTGATCGGGTTCGTCGTCTACTTCGCCTACGGCCGCAGCCACAGCCGGCTGCAGCAGCGACCGCCGACCGAATAG
- the dxs gene encoding 1-deoxy-D-xylulose-5-phosphate synthase: MSVLETITTPRDLRALSEDELTQLAAEIRDLLIRTVATNTGHLGPNLGVVELTLAIHRVFDSPRDKIVFDTGHQSYVHKLVTGRAGDFGTLRREGGLSGYPSRAESEHDLVENSHASTALSYADGIAKAFRIRGEDRHTVAVIGDGALTGGMAWEALNNIAIQHDSKLVIVVNDNGRSYTPTIGGLATALTSLRTNPRYEHVLDVVKRRLNAVPGVGAAAYDALHAMKKGIKDALAPQGLFEDLGLKYVGPVDGHDRSAMEQALAQAKRFGGPVIVHAITRKGFGYDPAERHEADQFHAPGPFDVQTGAEKPKGPIWTDHFADHVVAIGERRPDVVAITAAMMHPVGLDKFQARFPERTFDVGIAEQHAATSAAGLAMGGMHPVFAVYATFLNRAFDQVLMDVALHRCGVTFVLDRSGVTGDDGASHNGMWDMSILQVVPGLRLAAPRDVTRMRELLDEAVEVADAPTVVRFPKGPPPEDVPAIGTEGGCDVLVRNGARDVLIVSVGSMAPVAVDVAQRLVDQGIGVTVVDPRWVKPVDPALVELARTYARVVTLEDNGVVGGVGAVLLQTLAAADVRTPVRIHGIPQDFLDHAKRAAILERIGLTPSAIALEVLHDIARDSADPAPEGRALLDVDGSR, translated from the coding sequence ATGTCTGTCCTCGAGACCATCACCACCCCGCGTGACCTGCGGGCCCTGTCCGAGGACGAGCTCACCCAGCTGGCGGCCGAGATCCGTGACCTGCTCATCCGCACCGTCGCCACCAACACCGGCCACCTCGGGCCCAACCTCGGCGTCGTCGAGCTGACCCTCGCGATCCACCGGGTCTTCGACTCCCCGCGCGACAAGATCGTCTTCGACACCGGCCACCAGTCCTACGTCCACAAGCTCGTCACCGGCCGTGCCGGCGACTTCGGCACGCTGCGGCGCGAGGGCGGGCTGAGCGGCTACCCGAGCCGGGCCGAGTCCGAGCACGACCTGGTCGAGAACTCCCACGCCTCCACGGCGCTGAGCTACGCCGACGGCATCGCCAAGGCGTTCCGCATCCGTGGCGAGGACCGGCACACCGTGGCCGTCATCGGCGACGGCGCGCTCACCGGCGGCATGGCCTGGGAGGCGCTCAACAACATCGCGATCCAGCACGACTCCAAGCTCGTGATCGTGGTCAACGACAACGGCCGCTCCTACACGCCGACCATCGGCGGTCTCGCGACGGCGCTCACCAGCCTGCGCACCAACCCGCGCTACGAGCACGTCCTCGACGTCGTCAAGCGTCGCCTCAACGCGGTGCCCGGCGTCGGCGCGGCGGCCTACGACGCCCTGCACGCCATGAAGAAGGGCATCAAGGACGCGCTCGCGCCGCAGGGGCTCTTCGAGGACCTCGGGCTCAAGTACGTCGGCCCGGTCGACGGCCACGACCGCTCGGCCATGGAGCAGGCACTCGCCCAGGCCAAGCGCTTCGGCGGCCCGGTCATCGTGCACGCGATCACCCGCAAGGGGTTCGGCTACGACCCTGCCGAGCGGCACGAGGCCGACCAGTTCCACGCGCCCGGGCCGTTCGACGTGCAGACCGGCGCCGAGAAGCCCAAGGGCCCGATCTGGACCGACCACTTCGCCGACCACGTCGTCGCGATCGGCGAGCGCCGCCCCGACGTCGTCGCGATCACCGCGGCGATGATGCACCCGGTCGGCCTCGACAAGTTCCAGGCCCGGTTCCCCGAGCGCACCTTCGACGTCGGCATCGCCGAGCAGCACGCCGCGACCTCCGCGGCCGGCCTCGCGATGGGCGGCATGCACCCCGTCTTCGCGGTCTACGCGACCTTCCTCAACCGGGCCTTCGACCAGGTCCTGATGGACGTCGCGCTGCACAGGTGCGGGGTCACCTTCGTGCTCGACCGCTCCGGCGTCACCGGTGACGACGGCGCCAGCCACAACGGCATGTGGGACATGTCCATCCTGCAGGTCGTGCCGGGCCTGCGCCTGGCCGCGCCCCGTGACGTGACCCGGATGCGCGAGCTTCTCGACGAGGCGGTCGAGGTCGCCGACGCCCCCACCGTGGTCCGCTTCCCGAAGGGCCCGCCCCCCGAGGACGTGCCGGCCATCGGCACCGAGGGCGGTTGCGACGTACTCGTCCGCAACGGCGCCCGCGACGTGCTCATCGTCTCCGTGGGCTCGATGGCGCCGGTCGCCGTCGATGTCGCGCAGCGCCTGGTCGACCAGGGCATCGGCGTCACCGTCGTCGACCCGCGCTGGGTCAAGCCGGTCGACCCCGCCCTGGTGGAGCTCGCCCGCACCTACGCCCGCGTCGTCACCCTCGAGGACAACGGAGTCGTGGGCGGTGTGGGCGCGGTGCTGTTGCAGACCCTCGCGGCCGCCGACGTGCGCACCCCGGTGCGCATCCACGGCATCCCGCAGGACTTCCTCGACCACGCCAAGCGGGCCGCGATCCTCGAGCGGATCGGGCTCACCCCCTCGGCGATCGCGCTCGAGGTCCTCCACGACATCGCTCGGGACAGCGCGGACCCCGCCCCGGAAGGACGGGCGCTCCTCGATGTCGACGGCTCGCGCTAG